One window of Robiginitalea biformata HTCC2501 genomic DNA carries:
- the htpG gene encoding molecular chaperone HtpG — translation MATGKINVSVDNIFPLIKKFLYSDHEIFLRELISNATDATLKLKHLTSIGEAEVEYGNPLIEVKIDKEGKKLHIIDQGIGMSEEEVKKYINEVAFSGAEEFLDKYKDAGKDAGIIGHFGLGFYSSFMVAKKVEILTKSFREDTPAVHWTCEGNPEFTIKEAEKSDRGTEIILHLAEDSLEFLEEGRIRELLTKYNKFMPIPIKFGTRTETLPKPEGAKEDDPAPTREVDNIINNPNPAWTQKPTDLEEKDYKSFYRELYPMQFEEPLFHIHLNVDYPFNLTGILYFPKLTGDINLQKDRIQLYQNQVFVTDNVEGIVPEFLTMLRGVIDSPDIPLNVSRSYLQADGAVKKISSYISRKVADKLTALFKDDREAYQEKWNDIKIVIEYGMLSDEKFFEKADAFALYPTVDGEYFTFEELIDKIEAQQTDKDGKRVLLYASDREAQHAYIDTARAKGYQVLLLDSPIVPHLMQKLETTKENLSFARVDADHIDKLIRKEEDAVSKLSEDEQETLKGQLEKALGEKSSYTVQLEAMDSDQAPFVITEPEFMRRMKEMQQTGGGMLGMGNMPELYNLVVNTNHPLVGEILNTKTDKKRSRLIAQSLDLARLSKGLLKGEELTAFIRRSYDMVK, via the coding sequence ATGGCAACAGGCAAGATCAATGTTTCCGTAGACAACATTTTTCCGCTCATCAAGAAATTCCTTTACAGCGATCACGAAATCTTCCTCCGCGAGTTGATTTCGAACGCGACGGATGCCACCCTGAAACTCAAGCACCTCACTTCCATCGGGGAGGCCGAAGTGGAATACGGCAACCCGCTTATTGAGGTAAAAATCGACAAAGAAGGCAAGAAACTGCACATCATCGACCAGGGGATCGGGATGAGCGAGGAAGAAGTGAAAAAATACATTAACGAGGTGGCCTTCTCAGGGGCCGAGGAATTCCTGGACAAATACAAAGATGCCGGGAAGGATGCGGGGATCATCGGCCACTTTGGCCTGGGCTTCTATTCCTCTTTTATGGTTGCCAAAAAAGTGGAGATCCTCACCAAAAGCTTCCGGGAAGACACCCCGGCTGTCCATTGGACGTGTGAAGGAAACCCGGAATTCACTATAAAGGAAGCCGAGAAATCCGACAGGGGTACCGAAATCATCCTGCACCTTGCGGAGGATTCCCTGGAATTCCTGGAGGAAGGCCGCATCCGCGAGCTGCTTACCAAATACAATAAGTTCATGCCTATCCCGATTAAATTCGGGACGCGTACGGAGACCCTCCCAAAGCCCGAAGGGGCTAAGGAGGACGATCCGGCACCCACCCGGGAGGTAGACAATATCATCAACAACCCGAACCCGGCGTGGACGCAGAAACCCACGGACCTGGAGGAGAAGGATTACAAGTCCTTTTACCGGGAGCTCTATCCGATGCAGTTTGAAGAGCCCCTCTTCCACATCCACCTGAATGTGGATTACCCCTTCAACCTGACCGGCATCCTGTACTTCCCGAAACTCACCGGGGACATCAACCTGCAGAAAGACCGGATCCAGCTTTACCAAAACCAGGTTTTTGTCACGGATAATGTCGAGGGAATCGTTCCGGAATTTTTGACCATGCTGCGCGGAGTTATCGATTCCCCGGATATCCCGCTGAACGTCTCCCGTTCCTACCTGCAGGCCGACGGAGCTGTTAAGAAAATTTCCTCCTATATTTCCCGGAAGGTCGCCGACAAACTCACCGCACTCTTCAAGGACGACCGGGAAGCCTACCAGGAAAAGTGGAACGACATCAAGATCGTCATTGAATACGGCATGCTGTCGGACGAGAAATTCTTTGAGAAGGCGGATGCTTTTGCGCTCTACCCCACCGTAGACGGGGAATACTTCACCTTTGAGGAACTCATCGACAAAATTGAGGCCCAGCAGACCGACAAAGACGGCAAGCGGGTTCTGTTGTACGCTTCCGACAGGGAGGCACAGCACGCCTACATCGATACGGCAAGGGCAAAGGGATACCAGGTATTGCTGCTGGACAGCCCGATTGTCCCCCACCTGATGCAGAAACTCGAAACAACCAAGGAAAATCTGTCATTTGCCCGGGTAGACGCCGACCATATCGACAAATTGATCCGGAAGGAAGAAGATGCGGTGTCCAAGTTGTCGGAGGACGAGCAGGAAACCCTCAAGGGCCAGCTGGAAAAGGCCCTGGGCGAAAAAAGCTCCTACACGGTCCAACTGGAGGCCATGGACAGCGACCAGGCTCCGTTTGTGATCACCGAGCCCGAGTTCATGCGTCGGATGAAGGAAATGCAACAGACCGGGGGCGGGATGCTCGGAATGGGGAACATGCCGGAGCTCTACAACCTGGTGGTCAATACAAACCACCCGCTCGTCGGCGAGATCCTCAACACGAAAACCGATAAGAAGCGCAGCCGGCTGATTGCCCAATCCCTGGACCTGGCCCGGCTGTCCAAGGGACTGCTCAAAGGGGAGGAGCTCACGGCCTTTATACGCCGTAGCTACGACATGGTGAAATAG
- a CDS encoding TetR/AcrR family transcriptional regulator, with product MSASKKKNPPTLRQQIFSAYMTAVLETEHFPTSVYKFCKELGIGEEQFYGEFGSLDAVRRQVWTKFFDQTIERIEKDKNYNGYTNREKILSFFYTFFELLGLNRSYVLFALGSDSQPSRQLAQLGDLRKKVRGYAKSLIEAANEEKQTKVTRHQPGLFSEGAWVQMLFLLRFWMKDDSPGFEKTDVAIEKSVNTIFDIFDNTPLERVVDFGKFLYKEHMT from the coding sequence ATGAGCGCTTCTAAAAAGAAGAATCCACCAACCCTCCGCCAACAAATTTTTTCAGCCTACATGACCGCCGTCCTGGAGACGGAGCACTTTCCCACTTCGGTATATAAATTCTGTAAAGAACTGGGAATCGGGGAAGAGCAGTTTTACGGGGAATTTGGTTCCCTCGATGCGGTCAGGCGTCAGGTATGGACGAAATTCTTCGACCAGACCATTGAGCGGATTGAGAAGGACAAAAATTACAACGGGTATACCAACCGGGAAAAAATCCTGAGTTTCTTCTACACGTTTTTTGAATTGCTCGGGCTCAACAGGTCGTACGTGTTGTTTGCTCTGGGTTCCGATTCCCAACCGTCGCGCCAACTGGCCCAGTTGGGGGATTTGAGAAAAAAGGTACGGGGTTATGCCAAAAGCCTGATCGAGGCGGCTAATGAGGAAAAGCAAACCAAAGTTACCCGCCATCAGCCGGGACTGTTTTCGGAAGGGGCGTGGGTGCAGATGCTTTTCCTGCTCCGTTTCTGGATGAAGGACGACTCGCCCGGCTTTGAAAAAACCGATGTGGCCATTGAAAAATCCGTCAATACCATCTTCGATATTTTCGACAATACCCCCCTGGAGCGGGTAGTGGACTTCGGCAAATTCCTCTATAAGGAACACATGACCTGA
- a CDS encoding AraC family transcriptional regulator — MLKLKPAFEAIEPDFGQSFTYQKFDALKPNKNLVWHYHPEIELVYVNGGNGKRQIGSHVSYYTQGDLILIGSNLPHCGFTDACTGNTSESVVQMKTDFLGSDFFSIPEMRNIRQLFEKAKGGIAFTGSAKKKIGEKIEILEYKSDFQRLLAILNILNELGSTSEYQILNAEHLSVETQSKENERINSIFNFVKENYREPISLEEMADLTHMTVPSFCRYFKKVTNKTFVQFVNEYRMVHASNLLSENEMSITEICFESGFNNFSHFNKSFKAFTGMSPSEYRNQLKSVMR; from the coding sequence ATGCTGAAACTCAAACCAGCTTTTGAAGCGATCGAGCCCGACTTCGGGCAGTCGTTTACCTACCAGAAGTTCGATGCGCTGAAACCGAACAAGAACCTGGTCTGGCATTACCACCCGGAAATTGAACTAGTCTATGTAAACGGGGGAAACGGAAAGCGGCAGATTGGCAGCCATGTATCCTATTACACCCAGGGCGACCTGATCCTGATAGGGTCCAACCTCCCGCATTGCGGGTTTACCGATGCCTGCACGGGTAATACCAGCGAATCGGTGGTTCAGATGAAAACCGACTTTTTGGGCTCCGATTTTTTTTCTATCCCGGAAATGCGGAACATCCGGCAGCTTTTTGAGAAAGCCAAAGGGGGCATTGCCTTTACGGGGAGCGCGAAAAAGAAAATCGGCGAGAAGATTGAAATCCTGGAATACAAATCCGATTTCCAGCGGTTGCTGGCCATCCTGAATATCCTCAATGAGTTGGGCAGCACCTCGGAATACCAGATCCTCAATGCGGAACACCTTTCGGTGGAAACCCAGAGCAAGGAAAACGAACGGATCAATTCCATCTTCAATTTTGTGAAGGAGAATTACCGGGAACCCATATCACTGGAAGAGATGGCCGACCTCACCCACATGACCGTCCCCTCTTTCTGCCGCTATTTCAAAAAGGTGACCAACAAGACCTTTGTGCAATTTGTCAATGAATACCGGATGGTGCACGCCTCCAACCTGCTCTCCGAAAATGAAATGTCGATTACCGAAATCTGTTTTGAAAGCGGTTTCAACAATTTTTCACATTTCAACAAGTCGTTTAAGGCCTTTACCGGCATGAGTCCCTCGGAATACCGGAACCAGCTCAAATCGGTCATGCGATGA
- a CDS encoding DoxX family protein, which yields MAYTWHYYLMAGMYLFAGLAHWIFPRVYGKILPPWIPWKRFTVWASGLLEVLLGIALFFPVFKDWALYGIIGMLFLFLPVHVHMLQDPRAAGGLPRWLLWLRLPLQAGLMAWAYAYLG from the coding sequence ATGGCGTATACCTGGCACTACTATTTGATGGCCGGCATGTACCTGTTTGCCGGCCTGGCCCATTGGATCTTTCCCAGGGTATACGGCAAAATCCTGCCCCCCTGGATCCCGTGGAAGCGTTTTACGGTCTGGGCCAGCGGGCTGCTGGAGGTCCTGCTGGGGATTGCGCTGTTCTTTCCCGTATTCAAAGACTGGGCACTTTACGGCATCATCGGGATGCTGTTCCTGTTCCTTCCGGTACACGTTCATATGCTGCAAGATCCCCGGGCAGCGGGCGGATTGCCGCGTTGGCTGCTCTGGCTGCGCCTGCCGCTACAGGCGGGTTTGATGGCGTGGGCCTATGCCTATCTGGGCTGA
- a CDS encoding alpha/beta hydrolase family protein — MRTLFALFAFLCLIPVSGQDQLEYQQPPEEILELATAPLAPYVWMTDNGKYMLMLYRSAYKSIEELSQPEMRLAGLRINPKTNTGSRTTFYNNLELQVPGESGTRPVTGLPPEPRLADFSLSPDEEKLALTHTTATGVELWVVELATATARRLTGPRLNANLRDVVNWFGDSKALLVKTLPADREALVDRSEVVPTGPTIATNDGKKAQNRTYQDLIKNPDDAFNFEQLARSGLTRVSLDGTSSEWMEPGMYRNISFSPDGNYVMVTTVEKPFSYLVPYYRFPSRTAIYTKGGALVETVLEVPLIEDLPKGFMAERTGMRDLSWRSDQPATLVYAEALDGGDPAVEVPFRDQVFTLEAPFKGPGKPLLKTRNRYSGITWGTDQVAIARDYWWNNRNTKTYRFNPSDPHETPVVLSDRNYQDRYSDPGNFVTRRNEWNREVLALDRRGRAFLLGDGYSEEGQFPFLDRMDLGTAETTRLYESRLEGKMETLIDYKPEQDELLVQIESPSEYPNYYSRSALRRRAPRQLTYFENPFKSLQEVHKEVITYRRDDGLELSGTLYLPVGYNPDSGEKKPMILWAYPREFKDKNSASQNTQNPNEFTYPYWGSPIYWVARGYVVLDDAAFPIIGEGDAEPNDSFRQQLVANARAAIDAVDERGYIDRDRVAVGGHSYGAFMVANLLSHSDLFAAGIARSGAYNRTLTPFGFQSEERNYWEAPEVYYTMSPFMHADKMKTPLLLIHGEADNNSGTYPMQSERYFNALKGLGATVRLVMLPKESHGYRSRESILHLLWEQDRWLEKYLKPESGSAAGKN, encoded by the coding sequence ATGAGAACCCTGTTTGCCCTCTTCGCCTTCCTCTGCCTGATCCCGGTTTCCGGACAGGACCAGCTGGAATACCAGCAACCCCCCGAAGAAATTCTGGAACTGGCCACCGCCCCCCTGGCGCCGTACGTCTGGATGACCGACAACGGAAAATATATGCTGATGCTCTACCGCAGTGCCTACAAGAGCATCGAGGAATTGTCCCAGCCGGAAATGCGGCTGGCCGGGCTCCGGATCAACCCGAAGACAAACACGGGTAGCCGTACCACGTTTTACAACAACCTGGAACTCCAGGTCCCCGGGGAATCCGGTACCCGGCCAGTGACCGGCCTCCCCCCGGAGCCGCGCCTGGCCGACTTCAGCCTGTCTCCCGACGAGGAAAAACTGGCCCTAACCCATACCACGGCCACCGGGGTGGAGCTGTGGGTGGTGGAACTGGCCACTGCCACCGCCCGGCGCCTCACGGGGCCCCGGCTGAATGCCAACCTGCGGGACGTGGTCAATTGGTTCGGCGACAGCAAGGCGCTGCTCGTAAAGACGCTCCCCGCAGACCGGGAGGCGTTGGTGGACCGGAGCGAAGTGGTCCCCACGGGCCCTACCATTGCCACCAATGACGGGAAAAAAGCGCAGAACCGCACCTACCAGGACCTGATCAAGAACCCGGACGACGCCTTTAATTTTGAACAACTGGCCCGTTCGGGACTCACCCGGGTATCCCTGGACGGTACCTCATCGGAATGGATGGAACCGGGGATGTACAGGAATATCAGCTTTTCCCCGGACGGCAACTACGTGATGGTAACCACTGTGGAAAAACCGTTCTCCTACCTGGTCCCCTACTACCGCTTCCCCTCCCGGACCGCCATCTATACCAAAGGCGGCGCATTGGTAGAAACTGTTCTGGAGGTCCCGCTTATCGAGGACCTGCCCAAGGGTTTTATGGCGGAGCGCACCGGCATGCGCGACCTGAGCTGGCGAAGTGACCAGCCAGCCACCCTGGTCTATGCCGAAGCCCTGGACGGGGGCGACCCGGCCGTGGAAGTGCCATTCCGGGACCAGGTCTTTACCCTGGAGGCCCCGTTCAAGGGCCCGGGGAAGCCCCTGTTGAAGACCCGCAACCGGTACAGCGGCATCACGTGGGGTACGGACCAGGTAGCCATCGCCCGGGATTACTGGTGGAACAACCGGAATACCAAGACCTACCGCTTCAACCCTTCCGACCCGCACGAAACCCCCGTAGTCCTCTCCGACCGGAATTACCAGGATCGCTACAGCGACCCGGGCAACTTTGTAACCCGCCGAAACGAATGGAATCGCGAGGTCCTGGCCCTGGACCGACGGGGCCGTGCCTTCCTGCTCGGGGACGGATACTCCGAAGAAGGGCAATTCCCCTTCCTGGACCGCATGGACCTGGGCACGGCCGAAACCACCCGGTTATACGAGTCGCGCCTGGAGGGAAAAATGGAGACGCTTATCGATTACAAACCGGAGCAGGATGAATTGCTGGTCCAGATAGAGTCGCCCAGCGAGTATCCGAATTATTACAGCCGGAGCGCCCTGCGGCGCCGCGCCCCTCGGCAGCTCACCTACTTTGAAAACCCGTTTAAAAGCCTGCAGGAAGTCCATAAGGAAGTGATAACCTACCGGCGGGATGACGGGCTGGAACTCAGTGGGACGCTGTACCTTCCAGTGGGCTACAACCCGGATTCCGGCGAGAAAAAACCGATGATCCTCTGGGCCTACCCCCGGGAATTCAAAGACAAGAACAGCGCGTCGCAGAATACCCAGAACCCAAACGAATTTACCTACCCCTACTGGGGCTCCCCGATTTACTGGGTGGCCCGGGGTTATGTGGTACTGGACGATGCGGCGTTCCCGATTATCGGGGAAGGGGATGCCGAGCCCAACGACAGCTTCCGGCAGCAACTGGTGGCCAATGCCCGGGCGGCTATCGATGCCGTGGATGAGCGGGGGTATATCGACCGGGATCGCGTGGCAGTGGGCGGACACAGCTACGGGGCCTTTATGGTGGCCAACCTGCTCTCGCATTCGGACCTCTTTGCCGCCGGCATCGCGCGGAGCGGTGCCTACAACCGGACACTTACGCCCTTCGGGTTTCAGAGCGAGGAACGCAATTACTGGGAAGCCCCGGAGGTGTATTACACGATGTCCCCGTTTATGCACGCAGATAAAATGAAGACCCCCCTGCTCCTGATCCACGGGGAGGCGGATAATAATTCCGGGACCTACCCGATGCAAAGCGAGCGCTACTTCAATGCGCTGAAGGGCCTGGGGGCAACCGTGCGGTTGGTGATGTTGCCCAAGGAAAGCCACGGGTACCGGTCGCGGGAAAGTATCCTGCACCTGCTCTGGGAACAGGACCGCTGGCTGGAAAAATACCTGAAGCCGGAGTCGGGTTCTGCTGCCGGGAAGAATTAG
- a CDS encoding ABC1 kinase family protein yields MKSLDHIPVTKMERAGKLVQTGVKLGGNYMKYYGKKLVKPSTDRSQLDEDNARDVYDGLKSLKGSALKVAQMLSMEKNLLPRAYVERFSLAQFSVPPLSAPLVRKTFRTYFGAYPEELYDRFEPESVNAASIGQVHRASKDGKALAVKIQYPGVSESISSDLALVKPIAMRMFNLSGKDSDKYFREVEDKLLEETDYLLELEQSRSITNACSHLPGLRFPEYYPQWSSRRILTMDWMVGEHLGDFTKKSFPSETGDRLGQALWDFYMFQIHGLRKVHADPHPGNFLVGEDGSLIAIDFGCIKEIPESFYNPYFELAERENIENDAILTAKLQELEILTPSDSPEELTYFKALFREMLELFTSPFNEEVFDFSSTEFWGQIADLSQRYSQDTQIRKMNANRGSRHFLYINRTFFGLYNLLHDLKARVRVNNYQEYLD; encoded by the coding sequence ATGAAATCACTCGACCACATTCCCGTAACCAAGATGGAACGCGCCGGCAAGCTCGTGCAGACCGGGGTCAAACTCGGCGGTAACTACATGAAGTACTACGGAAAAAAACTCGTAAAGCCTTCAACAGACCGGAGCCAGTTGGACGAGGACAATGCGCGGGACGTCTACGACGGGCTTAAAAGTCTGAAGGGCAGTGCCCTGAAGGTTGCGCAGATGTTGAGTATGGAGAAGAACCTGTTGCCGCGCGCCTACGTGGAGCGATTTTCCCTGGCCCAGTTTTCAGTACCCCCGCTTTCGGCCCCCCTGGTGCGGAAAACATTCCGCACGTATTTCGGGGCGTACCCGGAGGAGCTCTATGACCGGTTTGAACCGGAATCCGTAAACGCCGCAAGTATTGGCCAGGTCCACCGGGCTTCCAAAGACGGCAAGGCCCTCGCCGTCAAGATCCAGTACCCGGGGGTGTCGGAGAGTATCAGCAGCGACCTGGCCCTGGTGAAACCCATCGCCATGCGCATGTTCAACCTGAGCGGGAAGGATTCGGACAAGTATTTTCGCGAGGTGGAGGACAAGTTGCTCGAGGAAACGGATTATCTCCTGGAGCTCGAACAGAGTCGGAGCATTACGAATGCCTGCAGCCACCTGCCCGGGTTGCGCTTTCCCGAGTATTATCCGCAGTGGTCTTCCCGGCGCATCCTCACCATGGACTGGATGGTTGGGGAGCACCTGGGCGATTTCACCAAGAAATCCTTCCCGTCGGAAACCGGCGACCGGCTGGGCCAGGCCCTGTGGGACTTTTATATGTTCCAGATCCACGGCCTTCGTAAAGTACATGCCGATCCGCACCCGGGCAATTTTCTGGTGGGGGAGGACGGCAGCCTGATTGCCATCGATTTTGGCTGTATCAAGGAAATCCCGGAAAGTTTCTACAATCCCTATTTTGAACTTGCCGAGCGGGAGAATATTGAAAATGATGCGATCCTTACGGCGAAATTACAGGAACTCGAGATCCTGACCCCTTCCGACAGCCCGGAGGAACTCACTTACTTTAAGGCGCTGTTCCGGGAGATGCTCGAATTGTTTACGAGCCCCTTCAACGAGGAGGTGTTCGACTTTTCATCCACGGAATTCTGGGGGCAGATCGCCGACCTGAGCCAGCGGTATTCCCAGGATACCCAAATCCGCAAGATGAATGCGAACCGGGGATCCCGGCATTTCCTCTATATCAACCGCACATTTTTCGGCCTGTATAATTTACTGCACGACCTGAAGGCACGGGTCCGGGTCAACAATTACCAGGAGTACCTGGATTGA
- a CDS encoding DUF6249 domain-containing protein — MGGEIIVFVCLFSVVFGIAYLYFSTRNKERMALIEKGADASIFVKGKLHAQPIWKTLILNLALLLMGIGAGVMIGGILAQMGGVDDDIAMPGSIFLLAGTGLLIGFFITKKMDEKD; from the coding sequence ATGGGAGGAGAAATTATCGTATTTGTCTGTTTGTTTTCAGTTGTATTCGGGATTGCCTATCTCTACTTTTCCACGCGGAACAAGGAGCGGATGGCACTGATCGAAAAAGGTGCGGATGCCAGTATTTTTGTCAAGGGCAAACTGCATGCGCAACCCATCTGGAAAACCCTTATCCTGAACCTGGCCCTGTTGTTAATGGGTATCGGTGCCGGGGTAATGATTGGCGGGATTTTGGCCCAAATGGGAGGTGTGGATGACGACATCGCCATGCCGGGTTCCATCTTCCTTCTGGCGGGAACCGGTCTGCTGATCGGTTTTTTTATCACCAAGAAAATGGACGAAAAGGATTGA
- a CDS encoding S1/P1 nuclease: MKKTILFLCLFPLLTAADLPDWGRTGHRAIGEVAEAHLSRRARKAVSRLLEGESLAKVSTFGDDIKSDTTYRSFSPWHYVNLPPETPYGEITPNPDGDILQGIEHCIRVLKDPASPRDQQVFYLKLLVHLVGDLHQPMHVGRPEDRGGNDIQLQYFDKGTNLHRLWDSDMIEDYGMSYTELAETLPPATRREIRVIQSGSVLEWAGQSQSLANRVYASVENGEKLYYRYRYLWWDSVERQLLLGGLRLAAVLNDIYG, from the coding sequence ATGAAAAAGACCATCCTGTTCCTGTGCCTGTTTCCCCTCTTAACCGCCGCCGACCTGCCCGATTGGGGCCGGACCGGCCACCGGGCTATCGGGGAGGTAGCCGAGGCGCACCTTTCCCGCCGGGCCCGCAAGGCGGTATCCAGGCTGTTGGAGGGCGAAAGCCTGGCCAAGGTATCCACCTTCGGGGACGATATTAAATCGGATACCACCTATCGCTCCTTCAGCCCCTGGCATTACGTAAACCTCCCTCCTGAGACGCCCTATGGGGAAATCACCCCCAATCCGGATGGGGACATCCTTCAGGGAATTGAACACTGCATCCGGGTTTTGAAGGACCCTGCCAGCCCCAGGGACCAGCAGGTATTTTACCTGAAGCTGCTCGTGCACCTGGTTGGCGACCTGCACCAGCCCATGCATGTGGGCCGGCCGGAAGACCGGGGAGGCAACGACATCCAACTCCAGTATTTTGACAAAGGGACAAACCTGCACCGGCTCTGGGATTCCGATATGATCGAGGATTACGGGATGAGCTACACGGAGCTGGCCGAAACCCTCCCGCCAGCGACGCGCAGGGAAATCCGGGTTATCCAGTCCGGATCGGTCCTGGAGTGGGCCGGACAATCCCAGTCCCTGGCCAACCGGGTTTACGCATCCGTCGAAAACGGGGAAAAACTCTATTACCGCTATCGCTACCTCTGGTGGGATAGCGTGGAGCGCCAACTGCTCCTGGGCGGTTTGCGCCTGGCAGCCGTCCTGAATGATATATACGGTTAA
- a CDS encoding RNA polymerase sigma factor, with protein MNQQLADRDLIARVLDGEDRAYEVLVDRYSQMVFTLAVRMLRDREVAEETAQDIFVKAYQSLSGYRGSARFSTWLYTIAYHRILDVAAREKRHRSYRTDELPEGRPLCDLEDTWSQLMEGERRDLILMALEELPEDDRLLISLFYLQEQSLREIAAITGIRAGTVKVRLFRARERLRDLISASAGYQILREYGR; from the coding sequence ATGAACCAACAACTTGCTGACAGGGATTTGATTGCCCGGGTACTGGACGGGGAGGACCGCGCTTATGAAGTTCTCGTAGACCGCTACAGCCAAATGGTCTTTACCCTGGCCGTACGGATGCTCCGGGACAGGGAGGTGGCCGAGGAAACCGCCCAGGATATTTTTGTCAAGGCGTACCAGTCGTTGTCCGGTTACCGGGGATCGGCCCGTTTCTCAACCTGGCTGTACACCATCGCCTATCATCGCATCCTGGATGTTGCGGCACGGGAAAAACGGCACAGGTCCTACCGGACGGATGAGTTGCCGGAAGGCAGGCCGCTTTGCGATCTGGAAGATACCTGGTCGCAACTAATGGAAGGGGAACGACGGGACCTGATCCTCATGGCCCTGGAGGAATTGCCCGAAGACGACCGGTTGCTCATCAGTTTGTTTTACCTGCAGGAACAATCCCTTCGGGAAATAGCAGCCATAACGGGAATCCGCGCCGGGACGGTGAAGGTCCGGTTGTTTCGGGCCAGAGAAAGGCTGCGCGACTTGATTTCGGCTTCGGCCGGTTACCAAATACTCAGGGAATATGGACGATAA
- a CDS encoding alpha-ketoglutarate-dependent dioxygenase AlkB family protein: MNPSREDLENLPDATLRYQPGFLLPKEAESLFGEIKSQTPWRQDTIRLFGKTFQQPRLTALYGKNGQAYTYSGILMEPLPFTPLLEDLLHRVSIAAGEKFTTCLLNLYRDGSDSNGWHADDEPELGNNPVIASLSLGASRKFHLKHRRIKSQRVRMNLESGSLLLMAGTTQHHWLHQVPKTKRPVGPRINLTFRRLG; encoded by the coding sequence ATGAACCCCTCCCGGGAAGACCTGGAAAACCTGCCGGACGCTACCCTGAGGTACCAACCGGGCTTCCTGCTCCCAAAAGAAGCCGAATCCCTGTTTGGCGAGATTAAAAGCCAAACCCCCTGGCGGCAGGATACCATCCGGCTCTTTGGGAAAACCTTCCAACAACCCCGCCTCACGGCCCTGTACGGTAAAAACGGACAGGCCTATACCTATAGCGGTATCCTGATGGAGCCCCTGCCGTTTACGCCCCTGCTGGAGGATTTGCTCCATCGGGTTTCTATTGCGGCCGGGGAAAAATTCACGACCTGCCTGCTGAACCTGTACCGGGATGGTTCGGACAGCAACGGCTGGCACGCGGACGACGAACCCGAACTGGGGAACAACCCGGTAATCGCCTCGCTCTCCCTGGGTGCATCCCGTAAATTTCATCTGAAGCACCGGCGCATTAAATCCCAGCGCGTCCGAATGAACCTGGAGTCCGGCAGCCTGCTCCTGATGGCCGGCACCACGCAGCACCACTGGTTGCACCAGGTACCCAAGACCAAACGCCCGGTTGGCCCCCGTATTAACCTCACATTCCGCAGGCTGGGGTAA
- a CDS encoding MOSC domain-containing protein → MEIISTNTGKPTTFRWKGKDVVTGIYKSPQPDGIYLDREGVRNDYIGNPKVHGGSYKAFYMFAASEYPYWQRQFHRPEWGYGLFGENLSVDGLDESALRMGAVYRLGEAVIRITTPREPCYKLGVRFGDQGIIDRFIKRGRPGAYGQVIEPGRVRPGDRMSLQEARGESPDIASFFKMIYAGEKDPQILAGALDTDILPEKMRKQLRRWQRLG, encoded by the coding sequence ATGGAAATTATCAGTACGAATACGGGGAAGCCCACAACCTTCCGATGGAAGGGAAAGGATGTAGTTACCGGGATTTATAAATCGCCCCAGCCGGATGGCATCTACCTGGACCGGGAGGGCGTACGCAACGACTATATCGGAAACCCGAAAGTCCACGGGGGATCCTACAAAGCATTTTACATGTTCGCCGCCAGCGAATACCCCTACTGGCAACGGCAATTTCATCGACCCGAATGGGGGTATGGGCTGTTCGGGGAAAACCTCAGCGTAGACGGACTGGACGAATCCGCATTGCGCATGGGTGCCGTATACCGCCTCGGGGAAGCCGTCATCCGCATCACCACCCCGAGGGAACCCTGTTACAAGCTGGGCGTGCGATTCGGGGACCAGGGAATCATCGACCGGTTTATTAAAAGGGGACGCCCGGGGGCTTACGGCCAGGTCATCGAACCCGGGCGGGTCCGGCCCGGGGACCGGATGTCCCTGCAGGAAGCCCGGGGAGAAAGCCCGGATATCGCCTCGTTCTTCAAAATGATTTATGCGGGTGAAAAAGATCCTCAAATCCTGGCAGGGGCACTGGATACGGATATCCTCCCCGAAAAAATGCGAAAACAACTCCGGCGTTGGCAGCGCCTGGGTTAA